From the Rhodopirellula halodulae genome, one window contains:
- a CDS encoding glycosyltransferase, which produces MSRCRVLLMASSMRGGGSEWQTALLAKHLDREKFEVHLYLTQAEGDLLREIPSDVQVHHPPGSFPPSIWDRLPGGMLRRQAQWFGELTKSLDADVIYDRTFHMTLVAGHPAAEKASGRARPRVSTIVSPPHVALPMVEKRFVALKRRHLAAAYRRSFRVIAVSDAARQSAIDFYGLPASSIQTIRNPVDVEAVRGAAKRGSAPTDDADGLRLAVVGRMTEEKGHATLLQAIERLMSDWPEDQPPMQIRLIGDGPLREDLQRQWRDIVLRAGPQGILHHVEFAGVIQPASGELAASDGMILASHFEGMPNVVLEAFALGVPVIATRAGGTVELQSSESEPTCFWADPRAPDSLARAIREFVLSPGEREVRRGRADRWVRQHHDLSDAVARISEQLLLAGSLPPASS; this is translated from the coding sequence ATGTCCCGCTGCCGAGTTCTTTTGATGGCCAGCTCCATGCGTGGCGGTGGCAGTGAGTGGCAAACGGCGTTGCTGGCCAAACACCTGGATCGCGAAAAGTTTGAGGTCCACCTTTACCTGACCCAGGCCGAAGGAGATCTGCTGCGAGAGATCCCGAGCGACGTCCAGGTGCATCATCCGCCCGGCTCGTTCCCGCCAAGCATCTGGGATCGTTTGCCCGGCGGCATGTTGCGACGGCAAGCCCAGTGGTTCGGCGAGTTAACGAAGTCGCTCGATGCCGATGTGATCTACGATCGAACGTTCCACATGACCTTGGTCGCCGGGCACCCGGCTGCGGAAAAGGCATCCGGCAGAGCTCGGCCTCGGGTTTCTACCATCGTCAGCCCGCCGCACGTTGCGTTGCCGATGGTGGAAAAGCGTTTCGTGGCTTTGAAACGCCGGCATCTCGCAGCGGCCTATCGCCGAAGCTTTCGCGTGATTGCGGTGAGTGACGCCGCGCGGCAGTCAGCGATTGATTTTTATGGGTTGCCAGCATCCTCGATCCAAACCATTCGCAACCCGGTGGATGTCGAGGCGGTCCGGGGGGCTGCGAAGCGGGGTTCGGCACCGACCGACGATGCGGACGGACTGCGGTTGGCTGTCGTGGGGCGGATGACCGAGGAAAAAGGTCACGCGACGTTGTTGCAGGCCATCGAGCGATTGATGTCGGATTGGCCGGAGGATCAGCCGCCGATGCAGATTCGCTTGATCGGCGACGGACCGTTGCGAGAGGACTTGCAGCGACAATGGCGAGACATCGTTTTGCGAGCCGGTCCGCAAGGCATCCTGCACCACGTCGAATTCGCCGGCGTGATCCAGCCGGCGTCGGGCGAACTCGCCGCGTCGGATGGAATGATCTTGGCATCGCATTTCGAAGGCATGCCCAATGTCGTCTTGGAGGCTTTCGCGTTGGGAGTCCCCGTCATCGCGACGCGTGCGGGCGGCACGGTGGAACTGCAATCGTCGGAATCCGAACCCACTTGTTTCTGGGCTGACCCGCGGGCCCCGGATTCGCTGGCTCGCGCCATTCGCGAATTTGTGTTGAGTCCCGGTGAGCGGGAAGTGCGCCGCGGGCGGGCTGACCGGTGGGTTCGTCAGCACCACGATCTGTCGGACGCCGTCGCACGTATCAGTGAACAGTTGTTGTTGGCGGGATCGTTGCCGCCGGCGTCGTCTTGA
- a CDS encoding sensor histidine kinase: MTTDIEKQLTETNLRFRIATRTAKLGYWVFDLKTSHVEVSEELLHQLGLAPDFTWTLQSWKERLHPDDYDRAMAQLATVTDGSPNDYFNVYRLRHANGGYRWIESIGDFIYDDDGKLVRMIGTHQDITRRIEIEQALDAALENSIQTNEALQRSNQELEQFAYVASHDLRSPLRGLQNLASWIKEDMDDAGQEVPESVNEHLSTMGKQIERMQALLDGLLAYARIDQSYTSTEPVDLNQIAEEAIAFVEAPPNFHVHLASDLPTIIGNFSPVMRVVVNLIDNAIKHHPGEKGEVVIRGGMSDDGMAELIVEDDGAGIPKEHRERVFRMFETLGKNAQSGKGGMGLAMVRKLVLSCGGTIEFGQSELGGAAAITRWPTNQSRPKQAKSPELTHRLLEVITGSTDPDEVDQFASK; encoded by the coding sequence ATGACAACGGACATTGAAAAACAACTCACAGAGACCAACCTTCGGTTTCGCATTGCAACGCGAACCGCGAAGCTCGGCTACTGGGTGTTTGATCTCAAAACGTCCCATGTCGAAGTCTCAGAGGAATTGCTTCATCAGCTTGGCCTGGCACCGGACTTCACGTGGACTCTGCAGAGCTGGAAAGAACGCCTTCACCCGGACGATTACGACCGCGCGATGGCTCAGTTGGCGACGGTGACCGACGGTTCTCCAAACGACTATTTCAATGTTTATCGTTTGCGGCACGCCAATGGCGGTTATCGCTGGATCGAATCGATCGGAGATTTCATCTATGACGACGATGGCAAGCTCGTCCGAATGATCGGGACGCATCAAGACATCACCCGCCGCATCGAAATCGAACAAGCGTTGGACGCGGCGCTCGAAAACAGCATTCAAACCAACGAAGCTTTGCAGCGAAGCAATCAAGAGTTGGAACAGTTTGCCTACGTCGCTTCGCACGATTTGCGTTCGCCACTTCGAGGCCTGCAGAACCTGGCGTCGTGGATCAAGGAAGACATGGACGATGCCGGACAAGAGGTCCCGGAATCGGTGAACGAACACCTGTCCACGATGGGCAAGCAGATCGAACGCATGCAAGCTCTCCTGGACGGGCTGCTCGCATACGCTCGGATCGACCAAAGCTACACCTCCACGGAACCCGTTGATTTGAACCAGATTGCCGAAGAAGCAATCGCCTTCGTCGAAGCACCACCCAACTTCCATGTTCATCTGGCGTCGGACCTACCAACCATCATTGGCAACTTCTCGCCGGTGATGCGAGTCGTCGTGAACCTGATCGACAACGCAATCAAACACCATCCTGGTGAGAAAGGCGAAGTCGTGATTCGCGGTGGCATGTCCGACGACGGGATGGCAGAACTCATCGTGGAAGATGACGGTGCCGGCATCCCGAAAGAACACCGCGAACGCGTTTTCCGGATGTTTGAAACCCTCGGCAAGAACGCTCAGTCGGGCAAAGGCGGCATGGGACTCGCCATGGTTCGCAAACTGGTGCTGTCTTGTGGCGGAACCATCGAGTTCGGCCAGTCAGAACTAGGCGGAGCCGCCGCCATCACCCGCTGGCCCACCAACCAGTCGCGACCGAAGCAGGCCAAATCACCGGAGCTAACGCACCGATTGTTGGAAGTCATCACGGGATCAACGGACCCGGACGAAGTCGACCAATTCGCGTCCAAGTAG